A portion of the Nitratidesulfovibrio termitidis HI1 genome contains these proteins:
- a CDS encoding YifB family Mg chelatase-like AAA ATPase, with product MIVRVACAALHGVDAFRVDLEVDLARQGMPAFVMVGLAEGALRESRERVFAAMRACNLRLPPARITVNLAPADRRKSGSGFDLPLAIGLLAAAEILPQGCTDGWFLLGELSLTGELKPVPGVLPVAVRARAEGARGMLVAADNAAEAAVVEGLPVYPVRSLGEAAAFLAGQADIAAVPSGGRAAWERGPDWPVDFAEVKGQEHAKRAIEIAAAGAHNLLFIGPPGSGKTMLAQRIPTVLPPLSFEEALEVTTIYSVAGQLDGQGLITRRPFRAPHHTVSDYGLVGGGANPRPGEISLAHRGVLFLDELPEFRKTALEVMRQPLEDGVVTIARAAVSLTYPADSMLVAAMNPCPCGYRTDDRHTCTCLGPAVQRYRARLSGPLLDRIDLHVEVPAVPYKDLRGGLTGSTSAEMRDRIAAARGVQSARYADTPCRTNADLTGKLLEEHCALGPDEHAFLEGAVHALALSARAYTRILRIARTIADLEHAERVLAAGQAAGQEAGRDGADPAVPVAAAGPIRVEHLAEAINCRALDRERL from the coding sequence ATGATCGTTCGCGTGGCCTGTGCCGCCCTGCACGGGGTGGACGCCTTCCGGGTGGACCTGGAGGTGGACCTTGCCCGGCAGGGCATGCCCGCCTTCGTCATGGTGGGTCTGGCCGAAGGGGCCCTGCGCGAATCGCGCGAACGCGTCTTTGCCGCCATGCGCGCCTGCAACCTGCGTCTGCCCCCCGCCCGCATCACCGTCAATCTCGCCCCCGCCGACCGCCGCAAGAGCGGCAGCGGCTTCGATCTGCCTCTTGCCATCGGTCTTTTGGCCGCCGCAGAAATCCTGCCCCAGGGCTGTACCGACGGATGGTTTCTGCTGGGCGAACTTTCCCTTACCGGCGAACTGAAGCCCGTGCCGGGCGTGCTGCCCGTGGCCGTGCGCGCCCGTGCCGAAGGGGCGCGCGGCATGCTGGTGGCGGCGGACAACGCCGCCGAGGCCGCCGTGGTGGAAGGGCTGCCGGTCTACCCGGTCCGTTCGCTGGGCGAGGCCGCCGCCTTTCTGGCCGGGCAGGCGGACATTGCCGCCGTGCCCTCCGGCGGGCGCGCCGCGTGGGAACGCGGCCCGGACTGGCCCGTGGACTTCGCCGAGGTGAAGGGGCAGGAGCACGCCAAGCGGGCCATCGAAATCGCGGCGGCGGGCGCGCACAACCTGCTGTTCATCGGCCCGCCCGGCAGCGGCAAGACCATGCTGGCCCAGCGCATTCCCACGGTGCTGCCGCCGCTCTCCTTCGAGGAGGCGCTGGAGGTGACCACCATCTACAGCGTGGCGGGCCAACTGGACGGGCAGGGGCTGATCACCCGCCGCCCCTTCCGCGCACCGCACCACACCGTGTCCGACTACGGGTTGGTGGGTGGCGGGGCCAACCCGCGCCCCGGGGAGATTTCGCTGGCGCATCGCGGGGTGCTGTTTCTGGACGAATTGCCCGAATTCAGGAAGACCGCGCTGGAAGTGATGCGCCAGCCGCTGGAAGACGGCGTGGTGACCATTGCCCGCGCCGCCGTCTCATTGACCTATCCTGCGGACAGCATGCTGGTGGCGGCCATGAACCCCTGCCCCTGCGGGTACAGGACCGACGACAGGCATACCTGCACCTGCCTTGGCCCGGCGGTGCAGCGGTATCGGGCGCGGCTTTCCGGCCCGCTGCTGGACCGCATCGACCTGCACGTGGAGGTGCCTGCCGTGCCCTACAAGGATTTGCGCGGCGGGTTGACGGGCAGCACCTCCGCCGAAATGCGGGACCGCATCGCGGCGGCGCGGGGCGTGCAATCGGCGCGCTACGCGGATACCCCGTGCCGCACCAACGCGGACCTGACCGGCAAGCTGCTGGAGGAACACTGCGCCCTCGGCCCGGACGAGCACGCCTTTCTGGAAGGCGCGGTGCATGCCTTGGCCCTGTCGGCGCGGGCGTACACGCGCATCCTGCGCATTGCGCGGACCATCGCGGATCTGGAGCATGCGGAGCGGGTGCTGGCCGCCGGGCAGGCAGCGGGACAAGAGGCCGGGCGTGATGGCGCGGACCCGGCAGTTCCTGTTGCCGCTGCCGGTCCCATCCGGGTGGAACATCTGGCGGAGGCCATCAACTGCCGCGCGCTGGATCGCGAACGGCTGTAG
- a CDS encoding ATP-binding protein has protein sequence MSAPPPPTVSTSGHTSGQDATATRAARLSLLIVSEFEEFARGLVTRLAACGLEPSYMLAETPSELSRLITEEPWDMVVAESEAPGMTWQEVLLLVRGVREDVPFVLVAPTADEGLALEAVREGADEVLCADDWHLGPAFMRLVREAERRRTLSVHWREINRDARQWRGMVEGTVLGIFRCRPWGELISANPAFADMFGYPSPDALFAAIRSGGAAGVAPGSTMPDGWLPGGFLDRATLDRMLNTLRDTGEVRDFETTARRADGSTFWISVNARVQRGTTGEISGIEGTVEDIDRRKAVENMIIRAKQEWEKTFDSVPDIIMIMDADQRVRRSNMALGRLLGLHPKDLVGRHCNDVLGASVMADDVCAAVMPDDLSVTVRAMPWGESRTEELYLPSLGGHFLVTLSPFLAEGQFDGAPGREGAAPGTVLVAHDISSRKQLEARLRQAQKMEAIGTLAGGIAHDFNNILGVMMGYTEMSLDQTENGDGQHRRLTEVLAAGRRARDLIRQILTFSRQEEPSRLPLPPLSPIKETVRLLRATLPANVDIRLDLADTGPLLANLSQLQQVIMNLCGNAAHAMKDHGGVLHLALDAVELDEDEAAARSLPVPGGYARLRVRDTGHGIPSDILENIFDPFFTTKKPDEGTGMGLALVHGIVTAHGGAVAVQSTVGVGTEFEVLLPLAPQAGEEATTGPDSAHSGSGLALVVDDEAPLAAIMGAMLEKLGYRAVVTANPLDALDRFRADPASWRLVVTDQTMPGMTGTELTRQIRALRPDLPVVLCSGFSEGLGHDAAMEAGVSMMLAKPLLRADLAAALSELGLENGKG, from the coding sequence ATGTCCGCACCGCCGCCCCCCACCGTCAGCACGTCCGGCCACACTTCCGGTCAGGACGCCACGGCAACGCGCGCGGCGCGACTCAGCCTGCTCATCGTCTCCGAGTTCGAGGAGTTCGCGCGCGGGCTGGTCACGCGGCTTGCCGCCTGCGGGCTGGAACCTTCGTACATGCTGGCCGAAACGCCGTCCGAGCTTTCGCGCCTGATCACCGAAGAGCCGTGGGACATGGTGGTGGCCGAATCCGAGGCCCCCGGCATGACCTGGCAGGAAGTGCTGCTGCTGGTGCGCGGGGTGCGCGAGGACGTGCCCTTCGTGCTGGTGGCCCCCACCGCCGACGAAGGGCTGGCCCTGGAGGCCGTGCGCGAAGGCGCGGACGAAGTGCTCTGCGCCGACGACTGGCACCTTGGCCCGGCCTTCATGCGCCTGGTGCGCGAGGCGGAGCGGCGGCGCACCCTGTCCGTGCACTGGCGCGAGATAAACCGCGACGCCCGCCAGTGGCGCGGCATGGTGGAAGGCACCGTGCTCGGCATCTTTCGCTGCCGCCCGTGGGGCGAACTGATCAGCGCCAACCCCGCCTTTGCCGACATGTTCGGCTATCCCTCGCCTGACGCGCTGTTTGCGGCCATCCGGTCCGGCGGCGCCGCCGGTGTCGCCCCCGGCTCCACCATGCCCGACGGCTGGCTGCCCGGCGGCTTTCTGGACCGGGCCACCCTGGACCGCATGCTGAACACCCTGCGCGATACGGGCGAGGTGCGCGACTTCGAAACCACGGCCCGCCGGGCCGACGGGTCCACCTTCTGGATTTCGGTGAACGCCCGCGTTCAGCGCGGCACCACCGGCGAAATTTCCGGCATCGAAGGCACGGTGGAAGACATCGACCGCCGCAAGGCCGTGGAAAACATGATCATCCGTGCCAAGCAGGAATGGGAAAAAACCTTCGACAGCGTGCCCGACATCATCATGATCATGGACGCGGACCAGCGGGTGCGTCGCAGCAACATGGCCTTGGGCAGGCTGCTGGGCCTGCACCCCAAGGATCTTGTGGGCCGCCACTGCAACGACGTGCTGGGGGCATCCGTCATGGCCGACGACGTGTGCGCGGCCGTCATGCCCGATGACCTGTCCGTGACTGTCCGGGCCATGCCCTGGGGTGAAAGCCGCACCGAGGAATTGTACCTGCCCAGCCTTGGCGGGCACTTTCTGGTCACCCTGTCGCCCTTCCTTGCCGAAGGCCAGTTCGACGGGGCACCGGGCCGCGAAGGGGCCGCACCCGGCACGGTGCTGGTGGCCCACGACATCAGCAGCCGCAAGCAGTTGGAAGCCCGGTTGCGCCAGGCCCAGAAAATGGAGGCCATCGGCACGCTGGCCGGGGGCATAGCCCACGATTTCAACAACATCCTGGGCGTAATGATGGGCTACACGGAAATGAGCCTGGACCAGACCGAAAACGGCGACGGCCAGCACCGCCGACTGACAGAAGTGCTGGCCGCCGGACGCCGCGCGCGCGACCTGATCCGCCAGATCCTGACCTTCAGCAGGCAGGAGGAACCCTCGCGCCTGCCGCTGCCCCCGCTGTCGCCCATCAAGGAAACGGTGCGCCTGCTGCGGGCCACCCTGCCCGCCAACGTGGACATCCGCCTGGACCTGGCCGATACCGGACCGCTGCTGGCCAACCTGAGCCAGTTGCAGCAGGTGATCATGAACCTGTGCGGCAACGCGGCCCACGCCATGAAGGACCATGGCGGCGTACTGCATCTTGCGCTGGACGCGGTGGAACTGGACGAAGACGAGGCCGCCGCCCGTTCCCTGCCCGTCCCAGGCGGCTATGCCCGGTTGCGCGTGCGCGACACGGGGCACGGCATCCCGTCGGACATCCTGGAGAACATCTTCGATCCGTTCTTCACCACCAAGAAGCCGGACGAGGGCACGGGCATGGGCCTTGCGCTGGTGCACGGCATCGTCACCGCCCACGGCGGGGCCGTTGCGGTGCAGTCCACCGTGGGGGTGGGCACGGAGTTCGAGGTGCTGCTGCCCCTGGCGCCGCAGGCGGGCGAAGAAGCCACCACGGGGCCCGATTCCGCCCACAGCGGCAGCGGCCTTGCGCTGGTGGTGGACGACGAGGCACCGTTGGCGGCCATCATGGGGGCCATGCTGGAAAAGCTGGGCTACCGGGCCGTGGTGACCGCAAATCCCCTTGATGCGCTGGACCGCTTTCGGGCGGACCCGGCAAGCTGGCGGCTGGTGGTCACCGACCAGACCATGCCCGGCATGACCGGCACCGAACTGACCCGCCAGATCCGCGCCCTGCGGCCCGACCTGCCGGTGGTGCTGTGTTCCGGCTTCAGCGAGGGGCTGGGCCACGATGCGGCCATGGAGGCAGGCGTCAGCATGATGCTGGCCAAACCCCTGCTGCGGGCAGACCTTGCCGCCGCCCTGTCAGAGCTGGGGCTGGAGAACGGGAAGGGGTAA
- a CDS encoding TadE/TadG family type IV pilus assembly protein, producing MRACRIWPLRLWRGEDGVGSLEVAFMLPVLLAMLFGLVEFGYNLFARSTVEKAAQVGARFAVTGEGFDTGNRVTLIKDAARPLTQVLSGSTGTGVTILVRSYPNGTGAAAVENNGGDPCQTVEVQVDYSYAPLTPLIGSLLPPQMTVSGRERMVNEPWAICK from the coding sequence ATGCGTGCATGCCGCATATGGCCATTGCGTCTGTGGCGCGGCGAGGACGGGGTCGGTTCGCTGGAGGTGGCGTTCATGCTGCCCGTGCTGCTGGCCATGCTCTTCGGCCTTGTGGAATTCGGCTACAATCTCTTTGCCCGCTCCACCGTGGAAAAGGCCGCGCAGGTGGGGGCACGCTTTGCCGTCACCGGCGAAGGCTTCGACACCGGCAACCGGGTGACGCTGATCAAGGACGCGGCCCGGCCCCTCACCCAGGTGCTGTCCGGGTCCACGGGCACGGGCGTGACCATCCTGGTGCGCAGTTACCCCAACGGCACCGGGGCCGCCGCCGTGGAAAACAACGGCGGAGACCCCTGCCAGACGGTGGAGGTGCAGGTGGACTACAGCTATGCGCCGCTGACGCCGCTGATAGGTTCGCTGCTGCCGCCGCAGATGACCGTCAGCGGGCGCGAACGGATGGTCAACGAACCCTGGGCGATCTGCAAATGA
- a CDS encoding VWA domain-containing protein codes for MAMLMAVLLPVVLGLAGLGIDSGMLYLAHNRLQGAVDAAALAGSLQLPYDPQLDKGLVRGAVNEYMAANYPAAVLKGVTPGTEERSVIVKAEATVDTIFMGALGIGSTTVRAQATAGYNNLEVVFVIDNTGSMKGTAIQQANAAATQLAELIMPEGMETSVKVGLVPFRGKVHIPAGVDGLADGCRNADGTLAPSWILEEYKLSKYRYPVGSSLNVPKGTCDSIPRVQALTGNRATIVSAIAEQDALGDASGTVISEGIKWGRHVLTPEAPFTQGSSNKDMRKVMIVLTDGDTEDAKCGGNYALNYTPNAYWTNAYYGMFDMNTHCENGGKLNAAMLSEAQIAKDKGIEIFAIRYGASDSTDISLMKAIASSKAGTNDHYYDAPSAYDLEEIFKKIGRQLGWRLLR; via the coding sequence ATGGCCATGCTGATGGCCGTGCTGCTGCCCGTGGTGCTGGGCCTTGCCGGCCTTGGCATCGATTCGGGCATGCTCTACCTCGCGCACAACCGCCTGCAAGGCGCCGTGGATGCGGCGGCCCTGGCGGGCAGCCTGCAACTTCCCTACGACCCGCAACTGGACAAGGGGCTGGTGCGGGGGGCCGTGAACGAATACATGGCCGCCAACTACCCCGCCGCCGTGCTGAAGGGCGTGACCCCCGGCACCGAGGAACGCAGCGTCATCGTGAAGGCCGAGGCCACCGTGGACACCATCTTCATGGGCGCCCTGGGCATCGGTTCCACCACGGTGCGCGCCCAGGCCACCGCCGGGTACAACAACCTGGAAGTGGTCTTCGTCATCGACAACACCGGCTCCATGAAGGGCACGGCCATCCAGCAGGCCAACGCGGCCGCCACCCAGCTTGCCGAGCTGATCATGCCCGAAGGCATGGAAACCTCGGTCAAGGTGGGGCTGGTGCCGTTCCGCGGCAAGGTGCACATTCCCGCGGGCGTGGACGGCCTGGCCGACGGCTGCCGCAACGCCGACGGCACCCTGGCGCCCTCGTGGATACTGGAAGAGTACAAGCTGTCCAAGTACCGCTACCCCGTGGGCTCGTCGCTCAACGTGCCCAAGGGCACCTGCGACAGCATTCCGCGCGTGCAGGCCCTGACCGGCAACCGCGCCACCATCGTCAGCGCCATCGCCGAGCAGGACGCCCTGGGCGATGCCTCGGGCACCGTCATCTCCGAAGGCATCAAGTGGGGACGCCACGTGCTCACCCCGGAAGCGCCGTTCACCCAGGGCTCGTCCAACAAGGACATGCGCAAGGTGATGATCGTGCTGACCGATGGCGACACGGAAGACGCCAAGTGCGGCGGCAACTACGCCCTCAACTACACGCCCAACGCCTACTGGACCAACGCCTACTACGGGATGTTCGACATGAACACCCACTGCGAGAACGGCGGCAAGCTGAACGCCGCCATGCTGAGCGAGGCGCAGATCGCCAAGGACAAGGGCATAGAGATCTTCGCCATCCGCTACGGCGCTTCGGACTCCACGGACATCAGCCTGATGAAGGCCATCGCCTCCAGCAAGGCGGGCACCAACGACCACTACTACGACGCGCCCTCTGCCTACGATCTTGAGGAAATCTTCAAGAAGATCGGGCGGCAGCTTGGCTGGCGGTTGCTGCGCTAG
- a CDS encoding TadE/TadG family type IV pilus assembly protein → MFETRNTMPPAPSGGTRRGLRHLPSSRALAQRGLAALEVALMLPVIAALIYVLVEGGNTIRAYSALTEASRAGARHVVMNDDVAGVQPFVRSLATTLDPNALTATAVKDTGKQMVTVTVQYAYKSVFTSNPYNGDPHDALYTFSASTSMPTP, encoded by the coding sequence ATGTTCGAAACACGCAACACCATGCCACCGGCCCCGTCCGGCGGAACGCGCAGGGGGCTGCGCCACCTTCCGTCGTCGCGGGCGCTGGCCCAGCGCGGCCTGGCCGCGCTGGAAGTGGCCCTGATGCTGCCGGTCATTGCAGCACTGATCTACGTGCTGGTGGAGGGAGGCAACACCATCCGCGCCTACTCCGCCCTGACCGAGGCCAGCCGCGCGGGCGCGCGCCACGTGGTCATGAACGACGACGTGGCGGGCGTGCAGCCTTTTGTCCGCTCGCTGGCCACCACGCTTGACCCCAACGCCCTGACGGCCACCGCCGTCAAGGACACGGGCAAGCAAATGGTCACGGTAACCGTGCAGTATGCCTACAAGTCGGTATTCACGAGCAATCCCTACAACGGAGACCCCCATGACGCGCTCTACACGTTTTCCGCAAGCACCAGCATGCCCACGCCGTAA
- a CDS encoding tetratricopeptide repeat protein: MTARTATRPALALLALCALLLAGCGAQQPTRGSNLSLMERYHSGKDLLHDGEGVEPTPQADAMNAQEHLQRGLVFLSQDRPELAFEQFSRACQLDPKLAEARYQRGALLVARGATTDARPDIDAAIALTPDNARAWETAGMLSFAEGNLTEARSRFERALALDPRLVGAASHLGAIHNYQGQPDKALAVYLRALEQMPRSGELHNNAGIAQAMLGNDAAAVDHFRAAITYGAPGNRVWNNMGLSLCRLGRYDEAFEAFRNAGGEAAAHNNLGVYLSQQGEHALALYHLQRALEVEPRYYARAAENLKRARLAARIAQGQGPAAATAAPLPMAGPYSGASGASGASRAARAAGMGPVQGAPGIATPVTLPPASTPLKARGASATVREGELRDGK; the protein is encoded by the coding sequence ATGACCGCCCGCACCGCCACCCGTCCCGCCCTTGCCCTGCTGGCGCTCTGCGCCCTGCTGCTTGCCGGTTGCGGCGCGCAGCAGCCCACGCGCGGCTCCAACCTTTCGCTGATGGAACGCTACCACAGCGGCAAGGACCTGCTGCATGATGGCGAGGGGGTGGAACCCACGCCCCAGGCGGATGCCATGAACGCCCAGGAACACTTGCAGCGCGGTCTGGTCTTCCTTTCGCAGGATCGCCCGGAACTGGCCTTCGAACAGTTCAGCCGGGCCTGCCAGCTCGATCCCAAACTGGCCGAGGCCCGCTACCAGCGCGGCGCGCTGCTGGTGGCGCGGGGCGCCACCACGGATGCGCGGCCCGACATCGACGCCGCCATCGCCCTGACCCCGGACAACGCCCGGGCCTGGGAAACGGCGGGCATGCTCAGCTTTGCCGAAGGCAACCTGACCGAGGCCCGCAGCCGTTTCGAACGGGCGCTGGCGCTGGATCCGCGCCTTGTCGGGGCGGCCAGTCACCTGGGCGCCATCCACAATTACCAGGGGCAGCCGGACAAGGCCCTGGCCGTGTACCTGCGGGCATTGGAACAGATGCCCCGCTCGGGCGAACTGCACAACAACGCGGGCATCGCGCAGGCCATGCTGGGCAACGACGCCGCCGCCGTGGACCACTTCCGCGCGGCCATCACCTACGGTGCGCCCGGCAACCGGGTGTGGAACAACATGGGCCTGTCGCTGTGCCGTCTGGGCCGCTACGACGAAGCCTTCGAGGCGTTCCGCAACGCCGGGGGCGAGGCCGCCGCGCACAACAACCTGGGCGTGTATCTTTCGCAGCAGGGCGAGCATGCCCTGGCCCTGTACCACCTGCAACGCGCCCTGGAAGTGGAACCGCGCTACTACGCCCGCGCCGCCGAAAACCTGAAGCGCGCCCGCCTGGCCGCGCGCATCGCGCAGGGTCAGGGCCCGGCTGCGGCCACCGCCGCGCCGCTGCCCATGGCCGGTCCCTACTCAGGGGCCTCAGGGGCCTCAGGGGCCTCAAGGGCCGCAAGGGCCGCAGGCATGGGGCCGGTACAGGGCGCGCCCGGTATCGCCACCCCGGTCACGCTGCCTCCGGCATCCACCCCGCTGAAGGCCCGTGGCGCTTCGGCCACCGTGCGCGAGGGCGAACTGCGCGACGGCAAGTAG
- a CDS encoding type II secretion system F family protein, with protein MTFDETMIPFLVALLASGAVLLVAHALRDVFGNRQRVQRMHGRLTRHAAGARAVAVAAPALPESPLSSLKAALNAMAERVGQKVVKDDGEEVNEAGLALVRAGYRNRRAPVVFWGVKAGLTLCGLLLGLVVRLLAGNDIPVGMVALLFICPAVVGLYAPNVWLSRRIKARRLDIIHSLPDALDLLVVCVEAGMGLDQAFSRVAREMAATNPVLAEELNLVILELRAGKSRAEALKNLAARVALEDVNSLVTLIVQADAFGTSISSTLRVYSDTMRTTRFQRAEEIAAKMPVKLLFPLVFCILPALFVTIMGPAFIKLMQVFAQMGQ; from the coding sequence ATGACGTTCGACGAAACCATGATCCCCTTCCTGGTCGCCCTGCTGGCCTCCGGCGCGGTGTTGCTGGTGGCGCATGCCCTGCGCGACGTGTTCGGCAACCGCCAGCGGGTGCAGCGCATGCATGGCCGCCTTACCCGGCATGCGGCGGGCGCCCGTGCCGTGGCCGTGGCCGCCCCGGCCCTGCCGGAATCCCCGCTTTCCTCCCTGAAGGCCGCGCTGAACGCCATGGCCGAACGGGTGGGGCAGAAGGTGGTCAAGGACGACGGTGAGGAAGTGAACGAGGCGGGTCTGGCCCTGGTGCGCGCGGGCTACCGCAACCGCCGCGCCCCGGTGGTGTTCTGGGGCGTCAAGGCCGGGCTGACCCTGTGCGGCCTGCTGCTGGGCCTGGTGGTCCGCCTGCTGGCGGGCAACGACATTCCCGTCGGCATGGTGGCGCTGCTGTTCATCTGCCCCGCGGTGGTGGGCCTGTACGCGCCCAACGTGTGGCTGTCGCGGCGCATCAAGGCCCGCAGGCTGGACATCATCCACTCCCTGCCCGACGCGCTGGACCTGCTGGTGGTCTGCGTGGAAGCGGGCATGGGCCTTGACCAGGCGTTCTCGCGCGTGGCCCGCGAAATGGCGGCCACCAACCCGGTGCTGGCCGAGGAACTGAACCTGGTCATTCTGGAACTGCGCGCGGGCAAGTCGCGCGCGGAGGCCCTGAAGAACCTGGCCGCGCGCGTGGCGCTGGAAGACGTGAACAGCCTTGTCACGCTCATCGTGCAGGCGGATGCCTTCGGCACCAGCATTTCCAGCACCCTGCGCGTCTATTCCGACACCATGCGCACCACGCGCTTCCAGCGGGCCGAGGAAATCGCCGCCAAGATGCCGGTGAAACTGCTGTTCCCGCTGGTGTTCTGCATTCTTCCGGCCCTGTTCGTGACCATCATGGGGCCCGCGTTCATCAAGCTGATGCAGGTTTTCGCCCAGATGGGGCAGTGA
- a CDS encoding type II secretion system F family protein: MMLVIAVLSVIAMFVFVMGMLDLVYGRRRATAQRVGQRMENLLRARTEQDRVDLERRRALSDVDWLHRMLAAQSWTKKMDLALEQAQVRATLGVLLLASVLGAASCFLVMHLLVDNLFLLVAPPLALGYAPFLWVQRKRNARMGRFQRQLPDALDLIARALKAGHAFNQGMRMVADEFADPIGPEFQKTLDEINFGIPADAALYNLTRRVDCPDLKFFVVSVNIQRETGGNLAEIVTNIARLIRERFKLAGRVRVLSAEGRLTAWILFVLPFGIGFIINLLNPDFMSALYATPEGNMLLTGSLFQMAIGGIALKRMTTIRV; encoded by the coding sequence ATGATGCTCGTCATCGCCGTACTCTCGGTCATCGCCATGTTCGTGTTCGTCATGGGCATGCTGGACCTTGTCTACGGCCGCCGCCGCGCCACCGCGCAGCGCGTGGGGCAGCGCATGGAAAACCTGCTGCGCGCCCGCACCGAGCAGGACCGGGTGGACCTGGAACGCCGCCGCGCCCTGTCCGACGTGGACTGGCTGCACCGGATGCTGGCCGCCCAGTCGTGGACGAAAAAAATGGACCTGGCGCTGGAGCAGGCACAGGTACGGGCCACTCTGGGCGTGCTGCTGCTGGCCTCGGTGCTGGGCGCGGCCTCGTGCTTTCTGGTCATGCACCTGCTGGTGGACAACCTGTTCCTGCTGGTGGCCCCGCCGCTGGCGCTGGGCTACGCGCCCTTCCTGTGGGTGCAGCGCAAGCGCAATGCCCGCATGGGCCGCTTCCAGCGCCAGCTGCCCGACGCACTGGACCTCATCGCCCGCGCGCTGAAGGCGGGGCATGCCTTCAATCAGGGCATGCGCATGGTGGCCGACGAATTTGCCGACCCCATCGGCCCGGAATTCCAGAAGACCCTGGACGAAATCAACTTCGGCATCCCGGCGGACGCGGCCCTGTACAACCTGACCCGCCGCGTGGACTGCCCGGACCTGAAGTTCTTCGTGGTGTCGGTGAACATCCAGCGGGAAACCGGCGGCAACCTGGCGGAAATCGTCACCAACATCGCCCGGCTGATCCGCGAGCGGTTCAAGCTTGCCGGACGGGTGCGCGTGCTCTCGGCGGAAGGCCGCCTGACCGCGTGGATCCTGTTCGTGCTGCCCTTCGGCATCGGGTTCATCATCAACCTGCTGAACCCCGACTTCATGAGCGCCCTGTACGCCACGCCCGAAGGCAACATGCTGCTCACCGGATCGCTGTTCCAGATGGCCATCGGCGGCATTGCGCTGAAGCGCATGACCACCATCAGGGTATAG